In Rutidosis leptorrhynchoides isolate AG116_Rl617_1_P2 chromosome 2, CSIRO_AGI_Rlap_v1, whole genome shotgun sequence, one genomic interval encodes:
- the LOC139888356 gene encoding uncharacterized protein codes for MEEGRFLGFKITPRGIKANSKKIQAIENMQSPKSKKDVQSLNGNLAALIRFLSRATDRALPFFQTLKGCLSKKDLIWTDEAERAFQDMKAFLKELPALTAPISGETLTVYLAASTEAISSVLIADRGKTQILVYFISKVLQNGEVNYPAMEKLIYALVHIAKRLRRYFQAHPIQVLTDQPIKHVLTRPKISGRMAKWAIELGEHEITFLPRHSVKGQVIADFLVELPSDMIKQGETTVTRREVDEFWELYTDGASSEEGAGIGIILVSPTGEEITYVIRLKFAASNNEAEYEALIAGLRLAKSIDVRLPREIVSDNVTQFAHNLFKDWCADMDIQQSFTFGAYPQANGQVEVTNRDIVAGIKAILGKHRQGWVDELQHVLWAHRTTLKDSTNETPFSLVYGTEAVIPAEVLVPTDRITKFNEQQNDDALRENLDALEERRTIAHIRQAEKKQQIANHYDKKFKPLDFQLNDLVLRSNEASRQQDVGKLGPRWEGPYRVVGITEYGAYHLETPDGIPIQHPWYAFHLKKYHV; via the exons ATGGAAGAAGGCCGTTTCTTGGGTTTCAAGATCACTCCGAGAGGGATCAAGGCAAACTCGAAgaagattcaagcaatcgagaacaTGCAGTCACCCAAGAGCAAAAAGGATGTGCAGAGCTTAAACGGGAATCTAGCAGCACTCATAAGGTTCCTGTCACGGGCCACCGACAGGGCTCTCCCTTTTTTCCAGACGTTAAAAGGGTGCCTGAGCAAAAAAGATTTAATATGGACGGACGAAGCCGAAAGAGCCTTTCAGGATATGAAGGCATTCTTAAAAGAGCTACCAGCGTTAACGGCACCTATATCGGGAGAAACCCTTACGGTATATCTCGCCGCCTCCACCGAGGCAATTAGCTCAGTTCTAATCGCTGATAGAGGCAAGACTCAAATACTGGTGTACTTTATAAGCAAAGTATTGCAAAATGGAGAGGTAAACTACCCAGCCATGGAAAAACTAATTTACGCTTTAGTACACATAGCCAAACGACTACGGCGATACTTCCAAGCACATCCGATACAAGTCCttactgatcaaccaatcaaacacgtTCTGACCAGGCCGAAAATCTCCGGTAGAATGGCAAAATGGGCAATAGAACTCGGAGAACACGAGATCACTTTTCTCCCGAGGCATTCGGTCAAGGGACAAGTCATAGCAGATTTCTTAGTAGAGCTCCCTTCCGACATGATCAAACAGGGTGAAACCACCGTTACAAGAAGGGAAGTGGACGAATTCTGGGAACTATATACAGACGGGGCATCAAGTGAGGAAGGAGCTGGCATAGGCATTATCCTCGTTTCCCCAACTGGAGAGGAGATCACTTACGTTATCCGGCTAAAATTCGCTGCCTCAAACAACGAGGCTGAGTACGAAGCACTAATAGCCGGATTACGGTTGGCCAAAAGTATTGATGTCCG CTTACCACGAGAGATAGTCAGCGACAATGTCACGCAGTTCGCACATAATCTATTCAAAGACTGGTGCGCCGACATGgacattcaacagtcatttaccttCGGGGCCTACCCGCAGGCCAATGGGCAGGTTGAGGTCACAAACAGAGACATCGTTGCCGGCATAAAAGCAATATTAGGCAAACACCGACAAGGATGGGTAGATGAACTCCAACATGTACTGTGGGCACATCGAACAACGCTAAAAGACAGTACGAACGAAACACCCTTCAGTCTGGTATACGGAACCGAAGCAGTCATACCGGCTGAAGTACTAGTTCCAACTGATCGAATAACGAAATTTAATGAACAGCAAAATGACGACGCATTAAGAGAAAACTTGGATGCTCTCGAAGAGCGAAGAACAATAGCCCATATCCGGCAAGCTGAAAAGAAGCAACAAATCGCAAACCACTATGACAAAAAATTCAAACCACTGGACTTTCAGTTAAATGATTTGGTATTACGTAGCAACGAGGCCAGCCGGCAGCAAGATGTCGGCAAATTAGGCCCCAGATGGGAGGGACCCTACAGGGTTGTCGGAATAACTGAGTACGGTGCATACCACCTGGAGACACCGGACGGAATCCCGATACAACACCCTTGGTACGCCTTTCATTTAAAGAAATATCATGTGTAA
- the LOC139888357 gene encoding uncharacterized protein encodes MALSKGTKLITTCQNKLENEEASIRSTSDTDVHMIHSWVVGQRRKSGVLDEWKHEPIIFPSLFIINPFSDPVIIRAHISNCQIRRIYADTGVGAEVMFEHCFLQLPENIRRQKKAATSPLAGFNCTATWPVGSITLEVVFGTLPFQSAADIEFSIIKTDSRYNVILGRNAMQKFGAIASTVHGMLKFPTPAGIATIWTQEMEPIECM; translated from the coding sequence atggcgctatcTAAAGGTACGAAATTAATCACAACTTGCCAAAACAAGCTAGAAAATGAAGAAGCAAGCATACGCAGCACCAGCGACACCGATGTTCATATGATTCATTCATGGGTCGTGGGACAGAGACGGAAATCAGGGGTGTTAGATGAATGGAAACACGAACCCATCATTTTCCCCTCATTATTTATCATCAACCCATTTTCAGACCCTGTTATCATACGAGCACATATCTCCAATTGCCAGATCAGGCGAATATACGCCGACACTGGTGTAGGAGCTGAGGTCATGTTCGAACATTGTTTTCTGCAGCTACCAGAAAACATCAGACGACAAAAGAAGGCAGCAACTTCGCCACTAGCAGGATTCAATTGCACTGCAACTTGGCCAGTGGGGTCCATAACCCTGGAGGTAGTTTTTGGAACATTACCCTTTCAAAGTGCAGCAGACATAGAATTCTCTATTATCAAAACAGACTCACGGTATAACGTCATCTTGGGACGTAATGCCATGCAGAAGTTTGGCGCGATTGCCTCCACAGTCCATGGTATGCTGAAATTCCCGACTCCAGCCGGAATCGCTACAATCTGGACACAAGAAATGGAACCAATTGAATGCATGTAA